From the genome of Burkholderia pyrrocinia:
CGGATACCCATGCCTCACGTCGTCCGGCGCCGGCCCGATGCCCGGCTGATCCTGTTGCTCGGCGCGCTCGCCGCCTGCGGGCCGATCGCCACCGACATGTACCTGCCGAGCCTGCCGTCGATCGCCGCCGGCTTCTCCGTCAGCCCCGGCGCCGCGCAGCGCACGCTGACGAGCTTCATGGCCGGCTTCTCGGTCGGCATGCTGCTGTACGGGCCGCTGTCCGATACGTGGGGCCGCCGCCCCGTGCTGCTCGGCGGCATCGCGCTGTTCACGCTCGCGAGCGTCGGCTGCTTCGTCGCGGGCTCGATCGACATGCTGATCGTCGTGCGCTTCCTGCAGGCGCTCGGCGCCGGCGCCGCGTCGGTGCTGGCCCGTGCGATCGCGCGCGACGCGCACGAGCCGAGCGACGCGGCGAAGGTGCTGTCGATGGTCGCGATCGTCACCGCGGTCGGGCCGCTGCTCGCGCCGCTGATCGGCGGCCAGATCCTGCGCTTCTCGGGCTGGCGCGGCGTGTTCGTCGTGCTGGCCGTGTTCGGCGCGGTGTGCGCGGCGACTGCATACCTGCGCGTGCCCGAAACCTGGCCGAAGGAGCGGCGCAAGAGCACGGCCGTGCTCGCGTCGTTCGCGTCGTACGGGCGCATCCTGTCCGACCCCGTCGCGTGGGGGCACATGCTGTGCGGCGGGATGGCATTCGCGTCGATGTTCTCGTACATCACCGCGACGCCGTTCGTGTACATCGAGTATTTCCACGTGTCGCCGCAGCACTACGGGCTGCTGTTCGGGCTGAACGTCGTCGGGATCATGATCGGCAACTTCGCGAACACGCGGCTCGTCGGCCGCATCGGCTCGCTGCGCATCATCGCGGCCGCGTCGCTCGTGAGCTGCATCGCGTCGCTCGCGGTCGCGCTCGTCGCGCTGACCGGGTGGGGCGGGCTGTGGTCGATCGTCGTGTGCCTGTTCTTCGTCGTCGGCGTGGTCGGGATCCTGTCCGCGAACTGCACGACCGACCTCATGCATCGCTATCCGCACAACGCGGGCGCGTCGGCGGCCGTGTTCGGCGCGATGCAGCTCGCGCTCGGCGCGCTCGCGAGCGTCGCGATCGGCGCACTCGCGGACGGCACGCCGTTCGCGATGGGCGTGACGATCGGCGTCACGGGCGTGCTGTGTTTCGCCGGCCGCTACCTCGTTCTGCGCTGGCACGGGCGGCCCGTGAAAGCGGGCGCCTGAGCGGGCAGCCGGGCGGCACCATGAAAAACGCCACCGCGCGCGATGCGCCGGTGGCGTTTTTCGTTGGGGTGCAGGAAGCGGCTTGCGCCGCGCCGTGCATCAATCCCGCGCGACGTCCTTCGCCGCCGGCGACGCGCCGTGGCTCAGCCAGTCGAGCACGTCGGCCGTTTCGTCGTCGTTCGCGCGCGCCTTCGCCTGCGCGACGGCTTCGGGCAGTTCGCCGTTCGTCGACGCGCGGCGGATCGCGACGCCGACCGCGAGGATGTCGATCATCAGCAGATGCAGGATCCGCGAGATCATCGACAGCTGCGACTCGCGCATCTCGATGTGGTCGGTCTCGAGCGCGACGGTCGCGCGCTTCGCGAGCGGCGTGTTGCTCGACGTGATCGCGATCACCTTCGCGCCGGCCTGCATCGCGACGTCGAGCACGCGCAGCAGCTCGGGCGCGCGCCCCGACTTCGACACCGCGACGATCACGTCGCCCTTGCCGAGCAGCGCGGCCGACGCGGCCTGCATGTACAGGTCGCCGTACGCG
Proteins encoded in this window:
- a CDS encoding Bcr/CflA family multidrug efflux MFS transporter — translated: MPHVVRRRPDARLILLLGALAACGPIATDMYLPSLPSIAAGFSVSPGAAQRTLTSFMAGFSVGMLLYGPLSDTWGRRPVLLGGIALFTLASVGCFVAGSIDMLIVVRFLQALGAGAASVLARAIARDAHEPSDAAKVLSMVAIVTAVGPLLAPLIGGQILRFSGWRGVFVVLAVFGAVCAATAYLRVPETWPKERRKSTAVLASFASYGRILSDPVAWGHMLCGGMAFASMFSYITATPFVYIEYFHVSPQHYGLLFGLNVVGIMIGNFANTRLVGRIGSLRIIAAASLVSCIASLAVALVALTGWGGLWSIVVCLFFVVGVVGILSANCTTDLMHRYPHNAGASAAVFGAMQLALGALASVAIGALADGTPFAMGVTIGVTGVLCFAGRYLVLRWHGRPVKAGA